CAGTCCTCGAACGTCGGCACCCTGGCGATCGCCGACATGGTCGGCAAGCAGAGCTTCAACGAGTACCTGCAACGGTTCGGCGTGGGGCAGAAGACCGGCGTGGAACTGCCCGGTGAGAGCGCCGGGCTGCTGCCTGCCATCGGCAGCTGGTCCGATTCCAGCTTCGCCAACCTGCCGATCGGGCAGGGGGTGGCGATGACGTCGCTGCAGCTGGCGTCGATGTACCAGACGGTGGCCAACGACGGGGTCCGGGTCCCGCCGCGGATCGTCGGCTCGGTGACCAACCCCGACGGCTCGGTGACTCCGACCGCGCAACCGGCCGGCGTCCGGGTGCTGTCCACCCCGACCGCCCGGACGCTGCGCACGATGCTGGAGTCGGTGACCCTCAAGGGCGGCACCGGCGTGAAGGCAGCCATCCCGGGCTACCGGGTGGCGGGCAAGACCGGCACGGCCCAGCAGCCCGATCCGGCCACCGGCAGGTACTCCGACTCGAGCTACTGGCTCACCTTCGCCGGGGTGGCGCCGGCGGACAACCCCCGGTTCACGATCGCCATCATGATCGACAAACCGGCCGGCGGCATGCACGGCGGTGACGTGGCGGCCCCGCTGTTCCGCCAGATCGCCTCCTATGAGCTGTCCGCCGCCAAGATCGCGCCCAGCGGATCGCAGTCCGTGCTCGTTCCCTTGACCCTCGACTAGCCCCAGCCAGCCGTGCCGACAAGGTGAAGGTGAGCGCCGGAGTGAGCCCATGAGCCCATCGGTAACGTGGTCCAGCGTGGCGCCACCGCAACAAGGTCAGCCGGACGGGGCCGCCCCCCGTCCGAGCCAGGTCGCGCCCCGACGACTCGGTGAGCTGGCGGAGCTGGTGGGCGCCACGATGGCCGGCCGGGGCGGGCCGGATCCGGAACCGGTGGTCTCCGGGGTGAGCGTCAGCTCGGCGCAGGTGCGCCCGGGTGACCTGTTCGCGGCGCTGCCCGGCGCGAGCCGGCACGGGGTGGCCTTTCTCGACCAGGCGCTGGCGGCCGGCGCGGTGGCGGTGCTCACCGACCCGGCCGGCGCGGCCGAGCTGGCCGGGCTGGACAGCGCGCCGCCGGTGCTGGTGACCCCTGACCCCCGGGCCGCGGTGGGCCCGTTGTCGGCCGAGGTGTACGGCCAACCGTCGCGCACCCTGCCGGTCTTCGGCGTGACCGGCACCAGCGGCAAGACCACCACCACCTTTCTGGTGCGGGCCGGCCTGGCCGCGGCCGGACGCCGGTCCGGGCTGATCGGAACCGTCGGGGTGTTCCTCGGCGAGGAGACCGTCAAGACGCCCTTCACCACCCCCGAGGCGCCGCAGTTGCAGGCATTGCTGGCGGTGATGCGCGAGCGCGGCCTGGACAGCGTGTCGATGGAGGTGTCCTCGCACGCGCTGCGGCTGGGCCGGGTGGACGGCATCGAGTTCGCGCTCGCCGCCTTCACCAACCTCTCCCAGGACCACCTCGACTTTCACGCCGACATGAAGGACTACTTCGCCGCCAAGTCGCTGCTGTTCGACGGCCGGGCCCGGCGCGAGATCGTGGTGGTCGATGACGAGTGGGGACGGCAGCTGGTGAGGCCGGCCACGGTCACGGTCAGCGCCGAGCACTCGGCCGCGGACTGGCATGCCGCCGACGTGCGGGTGCTGGCAGATGGCAGCACCCGGTTCACGGCGCACGGGCCGGGGTGGGAGTTCGCGACCGGTTGCCGGATTCCGGGCGGGTACAACATCGCCAATGCCTTGCTGGCCTTCGCGATCCTCGCCGAGGCCGGTGTCGAGGTGGCCGAGGTGGCGCCGGCGGTGGCCGCCGCGCAGGTGCGCGGTCGGATGGAGCGGGTGGACGGGGACCAGCCGTTCCTGGTGGTGGTGGACTACAGCCACAAGCCGGCCGGGGTGGCCGGGGCGTTGCGGGCGCTGCGGCCGCTGACCGCCGGCCGGTTGATCATCGTGCTGGGCTGCGGCGGTGACCGGGACCGCGGCAAGCGCGCGGTGATGGGCGAGGTCGCCGCCACCGAGGCCGACGTGCTGATCGTGACCGATGACAACCCCCGCTCCGAGCCGCCGGCCCAGATCCGGGCCGCGATGATCGCCGGCGCGAGCGCGGTGCCGGCCGGGCA
This is a stretch of genomic DNA from Jatrophihabitans sp.. It encodes these proteins:
- a CDS encoding UDP-N-acetylmuramoyl-L-alanyl-D-glutamate--2,6-diaminopimelate ligase, which produces MSPSVTWSSVAPPQQGQPDGAAPRPSQVAPRRLGELAELVGATMAGRGGPDPEPVVSGVSVSSAQVRPGDLFAALPGASRHGVAFLDQALAAGAVAVLTDPAGAAELAGLDSAPPVLVTPDPRAAVGPLSAEVYGQPSRTLPVFGVTGTSGKTTTTFLVRAGLAAAGRRSGLIGTVGVFLGEETVKTPFTTPEAPQLQALLAVMRERGLDSVSMEVSSHALRLGRVDGIEFALAAFTNLSQDHLDFHADMKDYFAAKSLLFDGRARREIVVVDDEWGRQLVRPATVTVSAEHSAADWHAADVRVLADGSTRFTAHGPGWEFATGCRIPGGYNIANALLAFAILAEAGVEVAEVAPAVAAAQVRGRMERVDGDQPFLVVVDYSHKPAGVAGALRALRPLTAGRLIIVLGCGGDRDRGKRAVMGEVAATEADVLIVTDDNPRSEPPAQIRAAMIAGASAVPAGQRARVIEEGDRRAAIEQAIALAGAGDTVLIAGKGHETGQEVDGVLLAFDDVPVARQALAKQGYRDGEPGPAVADRRNTA